The proteins below are encoded in one region of Peribacillus muralis:
- a CDS encoding P-II family nitrogen regulator, producing the protein MSEVLTKIEIITRPIKFEQFKAELAKIGVSGMTVSEVKGAGLQKSYVETYRGRNREMSLHDRLKIEIVVCEVPVQEVVDVARRFLSTGKPGDGKIFIYELANVVNIRTGKEGHDALKNEF; encoded by the coding sequence ATGTCAGAGGTTTTAACGAAAATCGAAATCATTACACGTCCGATCAAGTTTGAACAATTCAAAGCGGAATTAGCAAAAATAGGGGTAAGCGGAATGACCGTATCGGAAGTGAAAGGAGCGGGACTCCAAAAAAGCTATGTTGAAACGTATAGAGGCAGGAATCGGGAAATGTCCTTACATGACCGTTTGAAAATCGAAATTGTCGTGTGTGAAGTTCCGGTTCAGGAAGTTGTCGATGTTGCGAGAAGGTTCTTGAGTACAGGTAAACCTGGTGACGGGAAAATCTTCATATATGAATTGGCGAACGTTGTGAATATCCGCACTGGAAAAGAAGGACATGATGCGCTGAAGAATGAGTTTTAA
- a CDS encoding LytTR family DNA-binding domain-containing protein — protein sequence MDQFTVESVLNIIREFVPKGASISVADSEKYIYYQPSKQVDLRIKPGDLISENTATYQALSIRKKIGVQVESNVFGVPYYGLSVPIMNEGNPLGAVTAILPSKPMILPTSFLTIKIDDRWIPLPYGEIMYLEAQNRKTKIQSELVSGYHKMNLSELELILPSDSFIRVHRSYIVNINYIQEILPDFHSTFLLIMKDSSKIQVSQTYASQFRRALGF from the coding sequence ATGGACCAATTTACGGTCGAATCCGTTTTAAATATCATCAGGGAGTTTGTACCGAAGGGTGCTTCAATATCCGTGGCTGATTCTGAAAAATACATTTATTACCAACCTAGCAAGCAAGTTGACTTAAGAATAAAGCCGGGTGATTTGATAAGTGAGAATACAGCTACATACCAGGCGTTAAGTATCCGAAAAAAAATTGGGGTGCAAGTCGAGAGTAATGTATTTGGCGTACCGTACTATGGGTTGAGTGTACCGATCATGAATGAGGGCAATCCTCTAGGGGCTGTCACGGCGATCTTGCCTTCAAAGCCAATGATTTTACCAACATCATTCCTGACAATTAAAATAGATGACCGCTGGATTCCGCTTCCATATGGTGAAATTATGTATTTAGAAGCACAAAACAGGAAAACGAAAATTCAGTCCGAACTTGTGAGTGGATACCATAAAATGAACTTAAGTGAACTGGAACTCATATTACCAAGCGATTCGTTCATTCGGGTGCATCGTTCTTATATCGTGAATATCAATTATATACAAGAAATCCTTCCGGATTTTCATTCAACGTTTTTACTGATAATGAAGGACAGCTCCAAAATACAAGTCAGTCAAACATATGCAAGTCAATTCAGGAGAGCGCTCGGTTTTTAG
- a CDS encoding acetyl-CoA hydrolase/transferase family protein — translation MKESVFNKIRNEQFKGKVVTAEEAASWIKDGMKLGMSGFTRAGDAKVIPMALVERAKTEKFKVDVYTGASLGPEVDQHMAEAGIINKRLPFQADKGIRNKINADEITYVDQHLSHTAEQVRQGLVGPIDFAIIEALAITEEGLIIPTTSVGNSAIFVQEAKHIIIELNVSHPEGLEGMHDIYTPARQGERQPIPMTATSDRLGSIGIPVDPEKVMGIVVSTDLDAPSTIVPPDEETATIASHLINFLREEIKAGRLTESLAPLQSGVGSVANAVFAGFLDSEFTDLEVYSEVLQDAVFDLIDAGKVKFASGCSITLAEEKGKQVYGNLDQYRDKLVLRPQEISNHPEIIRRLGLISINTALECDIYGNVNSTHVSGTRMMNGIGGSGDFARNSRLGIFVTKSYAKGGKISSIVPFVSHVDHTEHDVDVLVTEQGIADLRGLAPKDRVELIIENCAHPDYRPQLRAYFTEAVAQTGGHQTPHILEKAFSWHTNLMKNGTMLEAVLQVQK, via the coding sequence ATGAAAGAAAGCGTTTTCAATAAAATTCGCAATGAACAATTTAAGGGGAAGGTTGTTACAGCGGAGGAAGCCGCTTCATGGATAAAAGATGGGATGAAGCTTGGTATGAGTGGATTCACTCGTGCGGGTGATGCAAAAGTCATCCCGATGGCTCTGGTTGAAAGGGCTAAAACTGAAAAATTCAAAGTTGACGTATATACTGGCGCATCCTTGGGGCCGGAAGTCGACCAACATATGGCGGAAGCCGGAATCATCAATAAACGGCTGCCGTTCCAAGCAGATAAGGGAATTCGAAACAAAATCAACGCTGATGAAATCACTTATGTGGATCAGCATTTATCTCATACAGCTGAACAAGTCCGTCAAGGCCTTGTCGGTCCTATTGATTTTGCAATAATTGAAGCTTTGGCCATTACGGAAGAAGGATTAATCATTCCGACAACTTCTGTAGGTAACTCAGCCATCTTCGTTCAAGAAGCTAAACATATAATTATTGAATTGAACGTGTCCCATCCAGAAGGATTGGAGGGGATGCATGATATATATACACCAGCCCGTCAAGGGGAGCGCCAACCCATTCCAATGACCGCCACAAGCGATCGCTTAGGTTCCATCGGCATCCCGGTTGACCCTGAAAAGGTAATGGGGATCGTCGTTTCGACAGATCTTGATGCACCCTCGACAATCGTGCCTCCTGATGAAGAAACGGCAACGATTGCCAGCCACTTAATAAATTTTCTTCGTGAAGAAATCAAGGCAGGCCGTTTAACGGAAAGTCTTGCACCGTTGCAATCAGGTGTTGGTTCAGTGGCAAATGCCGTATTCGCGGGATTCCTTGATTCTGAATTTACGGATTTGGAAGTATACTCAGAAGTATTGCAAGACGCAGTTTTCGATTTAATCGATGCTGGGAAAGTCAAATTCGCTTCAGGGTGTTCTATTACATTAGCTGAAGAAAAAGGAAAGCAGGTATACGGTAATCTTGATCAATACCGTGATAAACTCGTTCTTCGCCCGCAAGAAATATCCAACCATCCAGAAATCATTCGCCGTCTTGGATTGATTTCGATAAATACGGCGTTAGAATGTGATATATACGGCAATGTAAACTCTACACATGTTTCCGGGACAAGGATGATGAATGGAATAGGTGGTTCAGGAGATTTCGCCCGTAACTCGCGCCTAGGTATATTCGTAACGAAATCATATGCAAAAGGCGGCAAAATATCCAGTATCGTTCCTTTTGTTTCTCATGTTGATCACACTGAGCATGATGTGGATGTACTAGTGACGGAACAGGGCATCGCTGATTTGCGCGGTCTGGCACCAAAAGATCGCGTAGAATTAATCATCGAAAACTGTGCCCATCCTGACTACCGCCCTCAGCTTCGTGCTTATTTCACGGAAGCCGTCGCGCAAACCGGGGGACACCAAACTCCGCATATTCTTGAAAAAGCCTTCTCGTGGCATACGAATCTAATGAAAAATGGCACAATGCTTGAAGCTGTCCTTCAAGTTCAAAAATAA
- a CDS encoding AI-2E family transporter, whose protein sequence is MFKTKLHFWTLELLLLSLLFYVGTKISFLFEPIVIFTSTLFFPILISGFLYFLFNPTVDFLAKRKVPRGLAILLLYVFFLGLISLLVGLVGPSLSKQVTDLINNLPDYFNQTRKFIEDSAQSKWFLWTMEQDYVDLKKVGDSLQEYLTDLPTNITNSLSSVFSVVTNITLVVVTVPFILFYMLKDGDKLPSAIMKFVPVGYRKPALTVLQETGETLTTYIQGQMLVCMFVGIGTFIGYLIIDLPYAFLFALIGAVTNIIPYVGPFIGVAPAVIVGLIHSPTQALLVILVVTIIQQLDGNVISPLVIGKKLNTHPLTIIILLLVAGNIAGIIGMILAVPTYSVVKTIVLNIVKFIRIRKEEKLEEDILE, encoded by the coding sequence TTGTTCAAAACAAAACTGCATTTTTGGACGTTGGAATTACTATTATTATCTTTACTTTTTTATGTTGGTACGAAGATCTCTTTTCTTTTCGAACCAATCGTGATATTTACTTCAACTTTGTTTTTTCCAATCTTGATATCGGGTTTTCTCTACTTTTTGTTCAACCCAACCGTTGATTTCCTCGCTAAAAGAAAAGTGCCAAGAGGATTGGCGATATTATTGCTTTATGTATTTTTCCTTGGATTAATCAGTTTGCTGGTTGGTCTGGTTGGTCCGTCCCTTTCCAAACAGGTTACTGATTTAATCAATAACCTTCCGGATTATTTCAATCAAACAAGGAAGTTCATTGAAGATTCGGCCCAGTCGAAATGGTTTTTGTGGACGATGGAACAAGATTATGTGGACTTGAAAAAAGTAGGAGATTCGCTGCAAGAATATTTGACGGATTTACCTACTAATATAACGAACAGCTTATCTTCCGTGTTCAGTGTAGTCACGAACATTACATTAGTGGTGGTGACGGTTCCTTTCATCTTGTTTTATATGTTGAAGGATGGAGATAAGCTTCCGAGCGCGATCATGAAATTCGTACCAGTCGGCTATAGGAAGCCGGCCTTGACCGTTCTTCAGGAAACGGGGGAAACGCTTACCACATACATACAAGGACAAATGCTTGTCTGTATGTTTGTGGGAATTGGAACATTCATCGGTTATTTGATCATTGACCTGCCTTATGCATTCCTATTTGCACTGATTGGTGCCGTTACGAACATCATTCCGTATGTGGGTCCTTTCATTGGGGTGGCTCCCGCGGTCATTGTGGGGCTGATCCATTCGCCGACTCAAGCGTTATTGGTCATTCTTGTTGTAACGATCATCCAGCAGCTTGATGGTAATGTCATTTCGCCTTTGGTAATCGGGAAAAAATTGAATACACATCCGCTTACCATCATCATCCTTTTGCTCGTTGCCGGAAACATAGCCGGTATCATCGGTATGATTTTGGCGGTTCCGACTTATTCCGTCGTTAAAACGATCGTGTTGAATATCGTGAAGTTCATCAGGATCCGGAAAGAGGAAAAGCTAGAAGAAGATATATTGGAATGA
- a CDS encoding NAD-dependent succinate-semialdehyde dehydrogenase translates to MKDYGVFINGEWSDFGLDKIEVTNPATNEVVATVPKGGAAEAAKAADAAYEAFTDWAARSVYERAELIWKWHRLIDDNKEELAKIMTEEQGKPFKEALGEMTYANGFLSWFAEEGKRVYGETIPASVSNKRLFVTKQPVGVVAVITPWNFPAAMITRKVAPALAVGCTVVIKPANLTPITALKMAELAEEAGIPKGVINVVTGKSPEIGETWLQDARVRKLTFTGSTEVGKTLMRGSADTVKKISLELGGHAPAIVLEDADLNKAVDGIISSKFRNAGQTCVCSNRIFVHEAIQDAFIEKLVAKVKELKVGNGLEDGVDIGPLIDQNAVDKVQKQIDEALNSGAKLEAGGKAIDGLFLEPTVLSNIDDSMLCMKEETFGPLAPIASFKTDEEAIQRANDSIFGLAAYVFTENITKGIQFTEALEFGIVGLNDGLPSVPQAPFGGFKQSGLGREGGHQGIEEFLEVKYISLGL, encoded by the coding sequence ATGAAAGATTACGGAGTATTCATTAATGGTGAGTGGTCGGATTTTGGATTGGACAAAATTGAAGTGACAAACCCTGCAACGAATGAAGTTGTTGCCACCGTTCCAAAAGGCGGTGCGGCCGAAGCAGCGAAGGCTGCAGATGCCGCATACGAAGCCTTTACCGATTGGGCAGCACGCTCGGTCTACGAACGGGCTGAATTGATTTGGAAATGGCATCGATTAATTGATGATAATAAAGAAGAACTAGCTAAAATCATGACCGAAGAACAAGGAAAACCTTTTAAAGAAGCCCTTGGTGAAATGACCTATGCCAATGGATTTTTATCTTGGTTTGCGGAAGAAGGAAAACGTGTATATGGCGAAACGATTCCTGCCTCCGTATCCAATAAGCGGCTCTTCGTGACCAAACAGCCAGTTGGAGTCGTTGCTGTCATTACACCATGGAACTTCCCTGCAGCGATGATTACCAGGAAAGTCGCGCCTGCCCTTGCTGTAGGCTGCACTGTCGTCATTAAACCGGCTAACCTGACGCCCATCACCGCTTTAAAAATGGCTGAATTAGCTGAAGAAGCTGGCATTCCAAAAGGTGTCATCAATGTCGTGACAGGCAAATCACCTGAAATAGGGGAAACTTGGCTTCAAGATGCAAGGGTCCGCAAATTGACGTTCACGGGTTCTACAGAAGTCGGCAAAACGTTAATGAGGGGATCGGCTGACACGGTTAAGAAAATATCGCTTGAACTTGGAGGCCATGCACCAGCGATCGTTCTTGAGGATGCCGACCTTAATAAGGCGGTCGATGGCATCATTAGTTCCAAGTTCAGGAATGCCGGGCAAACCTGCGTCTGTTCAAATCGCATATTTGTGCACGAAGCCATTCAAGATGCCTTTATTGAAAAGCTCGTTGCCAAAGTCAAGGAACTTAAAGTAGGTAACGGATTGGAAGATGGTGTCGATATTGGACCGCTCATCGACCAAAATGCTGTGGATAAGGTTCAAAAACAAATTGATGAAGCGCTAAACAGCGGCGCTAAGCTCGAAGCAGGCGGGAAAGCCATCGACGGCCTTTTTCTTGAACCAACCGTCCTTTCCAACATCGATGACAGCATGCTCTGCATGAAGGAAGAAACATTCGGACCGCTGGCTCCCATCGCCTCCTTCAAGACGGATGAAGAGGCAATCCAAAGGGCAAATGACTCCATTTTCGGATTGGCAGCATACGTCTTCACTGAAAATATCACCAAAGGAATCCAATTCACCGAAGCACTTGAATTTGGGATCGTAGGTTTGAACGATGGACTTCCATCCGTTCCCCAAGCTCCATTTGGCGGTTTCAAACAAAGCGGACTTGGCCGTGAAGGCGGTCACCAAGGCATCGAGGAGTTCCTGGAAGTTAAATACATTTCTTTAGGTTTGTAA
- a CDS encoding dicarboxylate/amino acid:cation symporter, whose product MKLLKNLTVQVIIGIILGITVGFFFPAFGEQLKVLADLFIKMIKMVIAPIIFLTVVIGIGGMGDMKKVGRIGGKALLYFEIVTTFALAIGIIVVNLLGPGKGFNIDSVEGGDVSQYTTAASETEHGAIAFISNIIPDNAVAAMAGGDLLPILFFAVLFGLSMAAMGPKVQPVVSLLQHIADIFFGIVSMIMKVSPLAAFGAMAYTIGKFGLGSLSSLGQLMGSVYITMALFIILILGGIAKLYGFNIFKFIGYLKEEILLVLGTSSSESALPSVMKKLEKYGCSKPVVGLVVPTGYSFNLDGTSIYLSMAAIFIAQAYGVDLSIWQELTLLGILMLTSKGAAGVTGSGFITLAATLAAFPMIPVEGMALLLGVDRFMSEARAITNLIGNSVATVVISKSEGEFNPNPALSENIGEVAVSSEK is encoded by the coding sequence ATGAAACTATTGAAAAATTTAACGGTTCAAGTCATTATCGGCATCATTCTGGGGATAACGGTCGGTTTCTTTTTCCCAGCTTTTGGTGAACAGCTGAAGGTATTGGCTGATTTATTTATTAAAATGATAAAAATGGTTATTGCACCGATCATCTTCCTAACCGTCGTAATCGGAATTGGCGGTATGGGTGATATGAAAAAAGTTGGTCGCATCGGCGGAAAGGCTTTGCTCTACTTTGAAATCGTTACCACTTTCGCCCTTGCGATTGGAATTATCGTAGTCAATCTGCTCGGACCAGGTAAAGGCTTCAACATCGACTCAGTCGAAGGCGGGGATGTATCACAATATACGACAGCCGCTTCAGAAACGGAACATGGCGCGATTGCCTTCATTTCCAATATCATTCCTGATAATGCCGTTGCCGCAATGGCTGGAGGAGACTTGCTTCCGATCCTCTTCTTTGCCGTTTTGTTCGGTTTATCCATGGCAGCCATGGGACCGAAAGTACAGCCAGTCGTGTCCCTCCTTCAGCATATTGCCGATATTTTCTTTGGCATCGTCAGTATGATCATGAAGGTATCCCCATTGGCAGCCTTTGGGGCGATGGCATATACGATCGGTAAATTCGGACTCGGCTCTTTAAGCTCATTAGGGCAATTGATGGGGAGCGTGTATATCACCATGGCGCTTTTCATCATTCTTATTCTTGGCGGAATAGCAAAACTCTACGGCTTTAATATTTTCAAATTCATTGGCTACTTAAAAGAAGAAATCCTCTTAGTGTTAGGAACATCTTCCTCTGAATCCGCTCTGCCAAGCGTGATGAAAAAACTGGAGAAATACGGCTGTTCAAAACCGGTGGTCGGTTTGGTGGTCCCAACTGGTTATTCTTTCAACCTTGATGGAACATCGATTTACTTGTCCATGGCAGCCATTTTCATCGCCCAGGCCTACGGCGTCGATTTAAGCATCTGGCAGGAGTTGACCCTTCTCGGGATCTTGATGTTAACCTCCAAAGGAGCTGCCGGTGTAACAGGTTCTGGATTCATTACATTGGCTGCAACATTAGCGGCTTTCCCGATGATTCCAGTTGAAGGTATGGCACTGCTGCTCGGGGTCGACCGATTCATGTCAGAAGCGCGTGCCATCACGAATCTTATCGGTAACAGCGTCGCGACAGTGGTCATCTCTAAATCAGAAGGTGAATTCAATCCAAATCCTGCTCTCTCCGAAAATATCGGTGAAGTGGCCGTATCATCCGAAAAATAA